A single window of Sphaerodactylus townsendi isolate TG3544 linkage group LG05, MPM_Stown_v2.3, whole genome shotgun sequence DNA harbors:
- the LOC125433230 gene encoding CMP-N-acetylneuraminate-beta-galactosamide-alpha-2,3-sialyltransferase 2-like has protein sequence MLCRKKQWGVVALCLVVSIWKIYKSVFLGSSSSSNSIAEWSIESFLEGKPCNPNRCFRNSNSDWFCERFEPSVNCLLHPENPDVPAKTQQWWLKLQRSRNGNQLQEIIKHLFDILSSPTARAHNITHCGTCSVVGNSGNLRSSKYGKKIDSHDFVLRMNKAPTAGFEEDVGAKTTHHFMYPESAINLNPGVHLVLVPFKPLDLEWLTSALSSGDIQYTYERVKQFIKADKDKILIVNPTFLKYIHDKWTKKHGKYPSTGLIALIFAIHTCTQVSVFGFGADSNGNWHHFWEENDNPGGFHKTGVHDAVFEQRLIERLATEGKVAFYK, from the exons ATGCTATGTCGGAAAAAGCAGTGGGGTGTGGTAGCCCTGTGCCTTGTGGTTTCCATTTGGAAGATTTACAAGTCAGTGTTCCTGGGATCCTCATCTTCCTCAAACAGCATTGCCGAATGGTCAATAGAGTCATTCTTGGAGGGAAAACCTTGTAACCCTAACAGATGTTTCAGGAATAGCAACTCGGACTGGTTCTGTGAACGCTTTGAACCCTCAGTAAACTGCCTGCTGCATCCTGAAAATCCAGACGTCCCCGCAAAGACCCAGCAATGGTGGCTG AAACTGCAAAGATCTCGGAATGGGAACCAGCTCCAAGAGATAATAAAACATCTGTTTGACATCCTTTCATCTCCCACTGCTAGAGCTCATAATATTACCCACTGTGGAACATGTTCTGTAGTTGGAAATTCAGGGAATCTGAGGAGCTCCAAATATGGTAAAAAGATTGACTCTCACGATTTTGTGCTGAG GATGAACAAAGCACCCACTGCAGGCTTCGAGGAAGATGTTGGAGCAAAAACCACTCACCATTTCATGTATCCAGAGAGTGCTATCAACCTCAATCCTGGAGTCCATCTGGTGCTGGTTCCATTCAAACCTTTGGATCTAGAATGGCTGACCAGTGCTCTTTCCTCAGGAGATATTCAGTA CACATATGAAAGAGTGAAACAATTCATCAAAGCAGACAAAGACAAG ATTCTAATAGTGAATCCCACCTTTCTGAAATACATCCATGATAAGTGGACCAAGAAACATGGGAAGTATCCTTCCACTGGATTGATTGCATTGATCTTCGCCATCCACACTTGTACTCAG GTCTCTGTGTTTGGTTTTGGAGCAGACAGCAATGGGAACTGGCACCACTTCTGGGAAGAGAACGATAATCCTGGAGGATTCCACAAGACCGGGGTGCATGATGCTGTTTTTGAACAAAGGCTGATTGAAAGACTAGCAACAGAAGGCAAAGTGGCCTTTTATAAATAG